The Hyphomicrobiales bacterium genome has a window encoding:
- a CDS encoding conserved hypothetical protein (Evidence 4 : Unknown function but conserved in other organisms): MSIFPEDDRPKPKSLHEIGQDLSMLSLAEIDERIAMLKAEIERLAEARARKDASRSAADAFFRKLA; encoded by the coding sequence ATGTCGATATTCCCGGAGGATGATCGCCCCAAGCCGAAAAGCCTGCACGAGATCGGGCAGGATCTCTCGATGCTCTCGCTCGCCGAAATCGACGAGCGCATCGCGATGCTGAAAGCCGAGATCGAGCGCCTGGCCGAGGCGCGCGCACGCAAGGACGCGTCCCGCTCGGCGGCGGATGCGTTCTTTCGGAAACTCGCCTGA
- a CDS encoding hypothetical protein (Evidence 5 : Unknown function), which produces MRSFGNSPEKRVKGRHPVKGALMIPKYESHHPVCLDVEWLLPTLFDASLLTFEPPSGGSFFVRCLLPSPGDGRFPAPVGPPAVFPNSL; this is translated from the coding sequence ATGCGTTCTTTCGGAAACTCGCCTGAAAAAAGGGTCAAAGGGAGACACCCCGTTAAGGGGGCGTTAATGATTCCAAAGTATGAATCTCATCATCCAGTTTGTCTGGATGTCGAGTGGCTCCTGCCTACTCTGTTTGACGCCTCCCTGTTGACCTTCGAGCCGCCCTCAGGCGGCTCTTTTTTTGTTCGGTGCCTGCTGCCTTCCCCCGGAGACGGCCGATTCCCGGCCCCTGTGGGGCCGCCGGCCGTGTTCCCTAACAGCCTCTAG
- a CDS encoding hypothetical protein (Evidence 5 : Unknown function) encodes MPSRNSSMKASERTKPRAKEIAPASVCMASCWASFMRCLPSAQARAPLARVTVHASDVARIAPMRLSDAGKLALTLTRLEAVREHGRRPHRGRESAVSGGRQQAPNKKRAA; translated from the coding sequence ATGCCTTCGCGAAACAGCAGCATGAAGGCTTCCGAGCGCACGAAACCGCGCGCGAAGGAAATCGCGCCCGCCTCCGTTTGCATGGCAAGCTGCTGGGCATCGTTCATGCGGTGTCTCCCATCGGCACAAGCCCGTGCGCCTTTGGCACGCGTCACGGTTCATGCCTCCGATGTCGCAAGGATAGCGCCGATGAGGCTTTCGGACGCCGGTAAGCTGGCGTTAACCTTAACGCGGCTAGAGGCTGTTAGGGAACACGGCCGGCGGCCCCACAGGGGCCGGGAATCGGCCGTCTCCGGGGGAAGGCAGCAGGCACCGAACAAAAAAAGAGCCGCCTGA
- a CDS encoding conserved hypothetical protein (Evidence 4 : Unknown function but conserved in other organisms), with protein sequence MNDAQQLAMQTEAGAISFARGFVRSEAFMLLFREGMGLVEQTASYLDGDGRKEAAALPREIALTYATESMRLTTRLMQIASWLLVQRAVAEGELTAEQARTEHNKVKIGDPMVAPAEHIALQLPERLRHLMAHSQRLQTRVRHLESHMSGAEPAGEAGNPVQNQLASLQARLGVGR encoded by the coding sequence ATGAACGATGCCCAGCAGCTTGCCATGCAAACGGAGGCGGGCGCGATTTCCTTCGCGCGCGGTTTCGTGCGCTCGGAAGCCTTCATGCTGCTGTTTCGCGAAGGCATGGGGCTGGTTGAGCAGACGGCCTCCTATCTCGATGGCGACGGGCGCAAGGAAGCGGCGGCGCTGCCGCGCGAGATCGCGCTGACCTACGCCACCGAGAGCATGCGCCTGACGACCCGGCTGATGCAGATCGCCTCCTGGCTGCTGGTGCAGCGCGCGGTCGCCGAGGGCGAGCTGACGGCCGAGCAGGCGCGCACCGAGCACAACAAGGTCAAGATCGGCGACCCGATGGTCGCGCCGGCCGAGCACATAGCCCTGCAGTTGCCGGAACGCCTGCGCCATCTGATGGCGCATTCGCAGCGGTTGCAGACGCGCGTGCGGCATCTCGAGAGCCATATGTCCGGAGCCGAGCCGGCCGGCGAGGCGGGAAATCCGGTCCAGAATCAGCTGGCCAGCCTGCAGGCGCGGCTCGGCGTCGGGCGCTGA
- the rpmE gene encoding 50S ribosomal protein L31, translating into MAKTGIHPDYHTIKVVMTDGTEYFTRSTYGKDGDTLNLDIDPKTHPAWTGGTQHMLDRGGRVSRFNTRFAGLGTIGKK; encoded by the coding sequence ATGGCCAAGACCGGCATCCACCCTGACTACCACACCATCAAGGTCGTCATGACCGATGGCACCGAATATTTCACCCGCTCGACCTACGGCAAGGACGGGGACACCCTGAACCTTGACATCGACCCGAAGACCCACCCGGCCTGGACCGGCGGCACCCAGCATATGCTGGACCGCGGCGGCCGCGTCTCGCGCTTCAACACGCGCTTCGCGGGCCTGGGCACGATCGGCAAGAAGTGA